A region of Jaculus jaculus isolate mJacJac1 chromosome 16, mJacJac1.mat.Y.cur, whole genome shotgun sequence DNA encodes the following proteins:
- the LOC101598038 gene encoding M-phase-specific PLK1-interacting protein produces MHRPNFRAPTTPYPGPGGGGWGGGGNSSFRAALGGSGPRPPSPREELGSPLPSPAYGPRARPYRSGHSPRPGGGFPGARLGSPSPGGYAGSYPKSPAGSQQHFGYSPGQQHTYPQDSPRTSTPFGSGRGREKRMSNELESYFKPSMLEDPWAGLEPVSVVDISQQYSKTQTFTGKKGRYFC; encoded by the exons ATGCACCGGCCGAACTTTCGAGCCCCGACGACTCCCTACCCCGGCCCGGGCGGCGGAGGCTGGGGTGGCGGAGGCAACAGCAGCTTCCGAGCTGCCCTGGGCGGGAGCGGGCCGCGGCCGCCGTCCCCGCGGGAGGAGCTGGGGAGCCCGCTGCCCTCCCCGGCCTACGGGCCGCGCGCCAGGCCCTACCGGAGCGGCCACTCCCCGCGGCCCGGCGGCGGCTTCCCGGGAGCCCGGCTCGGGTCTCCGTCCCCCGGCGGCTACGCCGGCTCGTATCCCAAGTCGCCCGCGGGGTCCCAGCAGCACTTTGGCTACTCCCCGGGGCAGCAGCACACCTACCCCCAG GATTCTCCAAGGACATCTACACCATTTGGATCAGGGCGTGGTAGAGAAAAAAGAATGTCTAATGAGTTGGAAAGTTATTTCAAACCTTCAATGCTTGAAGACCCTTGGGCTGGCCTAGAACCAGTATCTGTAGTGGATATAAGCCAGCAATACAGCAAAACGCAAACATTTACAGGCAAAAAAGGAAGATACTTTTGTTAA